From the Ipomoea triloba cultivar NCNSP0323 chromosome 8, ASM357664v1 genome, the window AATGTATTCTCACACTAAACTGGATATAGGGATGACAATGCGTCGGATGTGGGTTGGAGAGGGCTACATAAAACTCGAATCCAACCCAACCCATGGTGGTCGGGTGGGATTTTAGGTGGGTTTTGCACATAGAAaccgaatccaacccgacccaccgTGAGTTTACTATTTTAAGACCCATGCTCCTCGACCCACCGCTCACTACCACCGAAAAATTCCGATCCATGCGAGGTGGACATCTGTGGAcggattgaaattgtcatccctaccGATCATAGGTAATTAGgaagaaaacaagaaacaagGAAGATGACTTTGTTGCATGGTCACCCCACAACCAACTTGACTTAGCCCCACCCCTCATAGCTTCCAAGTggtatctctctttctctctcatttCCTCCTCACGCGTTTCACCGCCTATAAATACACCTTCGTCTTCACAAACAAATTCATCTTCCATAGCTCAAACACTTCATATTTTCTACTTTAATTTCTAATCTCCAGCAGCTTAATTAgcttttgttttcttctcaaTTACGCAACTGTTGTGAATTGTTGCCTTTCAGCGATCGTCGACGACATGACTCTCTCTTTCTCCACCGCCAAGCTCGTCGCCGACAGGGTCGCCGTCGCTGTGCGGAGGGGGTACGCCGCCGCCGCGGCGTCGCAGGGAGGAGCTTCCGGCGGCGGGGTGATGAAGAAGGCCGGAGAAGCGTCGAGAAAGGAAACTTCGTGGGTGCCGGACCCCGTCACCGGGTACTACCGGCCGGAGAATATGGCGAAGGAGATGGACGCGGCGGAGATGAGAGCGGCTCTGCTTAACAACAAAATTAGACGAAACTGAAAAGTATTGAGTATAAGGAGAGGTGAAATAGACTCATCTATTACTCACAATTGTCACAAGTTCTCAATTAACCCCTTTGatataaaataagagttaatttaatatataaaatttctaatattaTCGTATTTACCAATTTTTTTACTTCTATTAGGTTGTCAGTTCACATTAAGCTGACattaaagtttaattaaaaaaagttacGACGTTATTGACATGGAATTTATTAAGGCTATAATAATTCCTATAAATTAAAACCAAGCAAATGTTAACAATATGTTCATCATCTTCGACTTTGTCTTCAGAAACCCATATTCGACTTCTTTTTTCAGCTTTGTCTTCTTAAAATCGTATCAACTTTGCTCGTCTAATTAGTTTGAAATATCTTCATCGTCAGCTTCATCGGGTGTGCGAAACAACTTGAAGTATGAGCTTGCGATGTACTGTCGTTGTGGATTGAAAAGTCTCAATTTGCACAACTTGCGAATTCCTCTCgcaattataatataatttcacatTCCGATGGATTTCCACTTTTTCGGTGGATTGaaggattctaattccatggaATTGAAAAGCCATgtaaaggaaaatattattttgttggacGCCATGGTAAAAAAAGTATTTTGTTAGTCACATCAACTTAACGGGACATCATGTCATCAAAATCTGatggagtttgaaaaaaaattgtacatgtaataattttaagaaattcaCGTATCAATTTAGCTCTTATTTTAGACCAAAAGATCAACTGAACACTTATGAGTAGTAGATATGTCTATTTGATCCTTCTACCAAAATTATAATATGACTTAGAGTTAAATCCTTTTTATGTGATGCTTCATATTATAGTTCAAATTATACtctctctattttttattttttttttaaatataggggtaaaagaaaaattaatcataaatatggagagagaaaaagaaagaagaattaGGTGTGCATTAATATCATCGGGGATTAAATAATTATACATGTATTTGACTTGTACTGTTCTAGATTTTTATGTCATTTGCTTCTATATTTTGGCATTGATAATTAAAGCATGTATAAAATTTAAGAGGAAATAAATTATTGTGATTACTA encodes:
- the LOC116027566 gene encoding uncharacterized protein LOC116027566, which translates into the protein MALSFSTAKLVADRISVAVRRGYAAAAASQGGVSGGGVMKKAGEASRKETSWVPDPVTGYYRPENIAKEMDAAEMRAALIKNKIRRNISSSLISFCFLLNYATVVNCCLSAIVDDMTLSFSTAKLVADRVAVAVRRGYAAAAASQGGASGGGVMKKAGEASRKETSWVPDPVTGYYRPENMAKEMDAAEMRAALLNNKIRRN